A stretch of the Aegilops tauschii subsp. strangulata cultivar AL8/78 chromosome 4, Aet v6.0, whole genome shotgun sequence genome encodes the following:
- the LOC141021727 gene encoding uncharacterized protein, with translation MPISPTKEKIYYAVQLCFRHGKKVSNNITEYEGLIAGLRAAVGLRVKCLTIKGDSQLHVNFCNKEYKPKDEHVESYLEECQHVPRGTNKEAHDIAKRASRREPQRPGVFEERLHKPSTAPRSRLSTEEFKAYLLCGTLPEKEEDAKRVVRQATAYCLEDDELYRRCTNDVSMWCISEEHRRELLADIDGGDYGNHSSLHTLVGKVFPSGFY, from the exons ATGCCCATCTCACCAACCAAGGAAAAGATCTACTatgccgtgcaactctgcttccgTCACGGCAAGAAGGTCTCAAACAACATCACAGAGTACGAGGGCTTGATTGCAGGCCTCAGGGCCGCGGTCGGCCTGCGAGTCAAgtgcctcaccatcaagggcgactcccaACTCCACGTAAACTTCTGCAATAAAGAGTACAAGCCGAAGGATGAGCACGTAGAGTCTTACCTGGAAGAGTGCCAGCATGTCCCGCGGGGCACGAACAAGGAAGCacacgacatcgccaagagggcgtcccGCCGTGAGCCCCAGAGGCCTGGAGTCTTTGAGGAGAGGCTCCACAAGCCATCAACGGCCCCCCGGTCAAGGCTCAGT ACCGAGGAATTCAAGGCGTACCTGCTCTGCGGCACCTtgccagagaaggaggaggacgcgaaACGTGTGGTCCGCCAGGCTACTGCCTATTGCTTGGAGGACGACGAGCTGTACCGGCGATGCACCAACGACGTCTCGATGTGGTGCATATCCGAAGAACACAGGCGCGAGTTGCTGGCTGATATCGACGGCGGGGACTATGGGAACCACTCCTCGTTGCACACCCTCGTGGGCAAGGTGTTCCCTAGCGGCTTCTACTAG